In Patulibacter sp. SYSU D01012, a single window of DNA contains:
- a CDS encoding penicillin-binding protein 2: protein MNGPIRNLFVVFVLLFAVLVAFTSRWTVFEDQSLRDNALNHRDLFRAERVPRGKILAADGTVLARSSRQRSRDTGSFVYKRRYPKGAEYVHTVGYSDLRLGQQQGLERSQNDWLSGKAVKLATAVDRLVQGDQRGSDVRTTLEPKVQNAAIAALGGRAGSVVAVEPSTGKVLAMVSVPGYDPTKAATDPDYLAGLKDAARLNRATQAAYVPGSTFKVVTAAAALDTGEMTPDSTVDGSDNQVFSATPLKNFGGENFPNTTLRNALTHSVNTAFAHVAEDLGKATMQEYMERFGFGQKPQLDLPSDELRTSGEWLARKNGKGRFIPATSKYVDVARLGIGQDKLQVTPLQMAMVAATVANGGRMMKPHLVDRVVDPDGRVQETVKPQEQRRVMSAGAAADLQSMMGDVVNEGTGTGSALAGIQVAGKTGTAELNIAQGLNDLWFIGSAPLQDPKVAVAVVVENTQGQGGTVAAPIAKQVFQAALSR from the coding sequence GTGAACGGGCCCATCCGCAACCTCTTCGTCGTCTTCGTCCTGCTCTTCGCGGTGCTGGTCGCGTTCACCTCGCGGTGGACGGTCTTCGAGGACCAGTCGCTGCGCGACAACGCGCTGAACCACCGAGACCTCTTCCGCGCGGAGCGGGTGCCCCGCGGCAAGATCCTCGCCGCCGACGGCACGGTGCTCGCGCGCAGCTCGCGGCAGCGCTCCCGGGACACGGGGTCGTTCGTCTACAAGCGGCGGTACCCCAAGGGCGCCGAGTACGTGCACACGGTCGGCTACAGCGACCTGCGTCTGGGGCAGCAGCAGGGCCTGGAGCGGTCGCAGAACGACTGGCTGTCGGGCAAGGCCGTGAAGCTGGCCACGGCGGTCGACCGCCTGGTGCAGGGCGACCAACGCGGGTCCGACGTGCGCACCACGCTCGAGCCGAAGGTGCAGAACGCGGCGATCGCCGCGCTCGGTGGGCGCGCCGGGTCCGTCGTGGCCGTCGAGCCGTCGACGGGCAAGGTGCTGGCCATGGTCTCCGTCCCGGGCTACGACCCCACGAAGGCGGCGACCGACCCCGACTACCTGGCCGGCCTGAAGGACGCCGCGCGGCTCAACCGCGCCACCCAGGCGGCGTACGTGCCCGGGTCCACCTTCAAGGTCGTCACCGCGGCCGCCGCGCTCGACACCGGGGAGATGACCCCCGACTCGACCGTGGACGGCAGCGACAACCAGGTCTTCTCCGCCACGCCGCTGAAGAACTTCGGCGGCGAGAACTTCCCGAACACGACGCTCCGCAACGCGCTGACGCACTCCGTCAACACCGCGTTCGCGCACGTCGCCGAGGACCTGGGGAAGGCGACGATGCAGGAGTACATGGAGCGCTTCGGCTTCGGCCAGAAGCCCCAGCTGGACCTGCCGTCCGACGAGCTGCGCACGTCGGGCGAGTGGCTGGCGCGCAAGAACGGCAAGGGCCGGTTCATCCCCGCCACGAGCAAGTACGTCGACGTCGCGCGCCTGGGCATCGGGCAGGACAAGCTGCAGGTCACCCCGCTGCAGATGGCCATGGTCGCCGCGACGGTGGCCAACGGCGGCCGCATGATGAAGCCGCACCTGGTCGACCGCGTCGTCGACCCCGACGGCCGCGTGCAGGAGACGGTGAAGCCGCAGGAGCAGCGCCGCGTGATGAGCGCGGGCGCCGCGGCCGACCTGCAGTCGATGATGGGCGACGTCGTCAACGAGGGCACCGGCACCGGGTCGGCGCTCGCCGGCATCCAGGTGGCGGGCAAGACCGGCACGGCCGAGCTGAACATCGCCCAGGGCCTGAACGACCTGTGGTTCATCGGCTCGGCGCCGCTGCAGGACCCGAAGGTGGCGGTGGCCGTCGTGGTGGAGAACACCCAGGGTCAGGGCGGCACGGTCGCCGCCCCGATCGCGAAGCAGGTCTTCCAGGCCGCGCTCAGCCGATGA
- a CDS encoding protein kinase: MTIDVGTLLADRYRLEAQIGSGGMSTVYRAFDTVLERTVAIKRMHREIAENSEQLERFRREARAVAQLNHPNIVQVIDAGEHDDTPFIVFEYVNGETLKERIQRAGRLPVTEAVAYAIEIARALGAAHERGIVHRDVKPQNVMINEEGAAKVTDFGIARTMEEHGLTADGRVLGTTDYVSPEQAMGHDVDGQSDIYSLGIVLFEMLVGDIPFHGENQVAVAMKHVREEIPDVQQLRPSVGSALAAVVDRATAKALDVRYPSTDELVADLEDVLTIEAGRRGETTGEATAVFRSLPREQQGRANLRPGRRSIIVGAVVLVVAALAVAGFLFLDGDRTTRGTGQKPLTPTAKGDVAVSLAQDAAHDYDPPPGDSNEHGETTGRVLDSDKKSSWTTEQYQGGTFAGKQGVGIYLDAGGGSKAVAATKMEVRTPIGGWSATVMAANGASPPATADDPGWTTVGELPRAKGGPQAIPLDTGGKRYRYYLLWLTSLPEGKSQVAISQLGLQRAR, translated from the coding sequence GTGACCATCGACGTCGGCACACTGCTCGCGGATCGCTACCGCCTCGAGGCCCAGATCGGCTCGGGGGGGATGTCGACGGTCTACCGCGCCTTCGACACCGTGCTCGAGCGCACGGTCGCGATCAAGCGGATGCACCGCGAGATCGCCGAGAACTCGGAGCAGCTGGAGCGCTTCCGCCGCGAGGCGCGCGCGGTCGCCCAGCTCAACCACCCGAACATCGTCCAGGTCATCGACGCGGGCGAGCACGACGACACGCCGTTCATCGTGTTCGAGTACGTCAACGGCGAGACGCTGAAGGAGCGGATCCAGCGCGCCGGCCGGCTGCCCGTCACCGAGGCCGTCGCCTACGCCATCGAGATCGCCCGCGCCCTCGGCGCGGCGCACGAGCGGGGGATCGTCCATCGCGACGTCAAGCCGCAGAACGTGATGATCAACGAGGAGGGCGCGGCGAAGGTCACGGACTTCGGCATCGCCCGGACGATGGAGGAGCACGGCCTGACCGCCGACGGCCGCGTCCTGGGCACGACGGACTACGTCTCGCCCGAGCAGGCGATGGGCCACGACGTCGACGGCCAGAGCGACATCTACTCGCTCGGCATCGTCCTCTTCGAGATGCTCGTCGGCGACATCCCCTTCCACGGGGAGAACCAGGTCGCCGTCGCGATGAAGCACGTGCGGGAGGAGATCCCCGACGTGCAGCAGCTGCGCCCGTCCGTCGGCTCGGCCCTCGCCGCCGTCGTCGACCGCGCGACCGCCAAGGCGCTCGACGTCCGCTACCCGTCCACGGACGAGCTCGTCGCCGACCTCGAGGACGTCCTCACCATCGAGGCGGGCCGCCGCGGCGAGACGACGGGCGAGGCCACCGCGGTCTTCCGCAGCCTGCCGCGCGAGCAGCAGGGCCGCGCCAACCTGCGCCCGGGCCGCCGCAGCATCATCGTCGGCGCGGTCGTCCTGGTCGTCGCCGCCCTCGCCGTCGCGGGCTTCCTGTTCCTGGACGGCGACCGCACCACCCGCGGCACCGGCCAGAAGCCGCTCACGCCCACCGCCAAGGGCGACGTCGCGGTCTCGCTGGCCCAGGACGCCGCGCACGACTACGACCCGCCGCCCGGCGACAGCAACGAGCACGGCGAGACGACCGGCCGCGTCCTCGACAGCGACAAGAAGTCGTCGTGGACGACCGAGCAGTACCAGGGCGGCACCTTCGCCGGCAAGCAGGGCGTGGGCATCTACCTGGACGCCGGCGGCGGCTCGAAGGCCGTCGCGGCGACGAAGATGGAGGTCCGCACGCCCATCGGCGGCTGGTCCGCGACGGTGATGGCCGCCAACGGGGCGTCGCCGCCCGCGACCGCCGACGATCCGGGATGGACGACGGTCGGCGAGCTGCCGCGCGCGAAGGGCGGCCCGCAGGCGATCCCGCTCGACACGGGCGGCAAGCGCTACCGCTACTACCTGCTGTGGCTGACCTCGCTGCCCGAGGGCAAGTCCCAGGTCGCCATCAGCCAGCTGGGCCTGCAGCGGGCGCGCTGA
- a CDS encoding Stp1/IreP family PP2C-type Ser/Thr phosphatase produces the protein MLRVIEHAQRTDTGRQRPGNEDSFLVRMPLFAVADGMGGAQAGEVASRMAVEVLHEGLGQGSGTVAERLRDQVVEANRRIHERAQGDASNAGMGTTLTAAYVDTTSLVVVHVGDSRLYRLRGGELERITRDHSLVEELVRQGRLTPEEAAEHPQRSIITRALGPEAEVAVDSEVLRAEDGDLYLVCSDGLTGMLSDDRIADIVNGAGSLQEAVDTLVDAANEAGGRDNITVLLFRVAGDATLPRGAGARDSADEPTEPHVVLPEDEPTDAPAGQATAVMPAVAPRGAGARDADDDAPVGGPRQPRPAAEATAPAKKKRRGLHAGPFIVLFLVACVLIGAYFASQTVYFVGADRGLVTVFRGLPYELPGGIDLYRANYYSSVPVQEVDPALRERLLDHRIRSLGDANDLVSKLERGEVVTP, from the coding sequence TTGCTTCGCGTCATCGAACACGCCCAGCGGACCGACACCGGCCGCCAGCGCCCCGGCAACGAGGACTCGTTCCTCGTCCGGATGCCCCTCTTCGCCGTCGCCGACGGGATGGGCGGCGCGCAGGCGGGCGAGGTCGCGTCCCGCATGGCGGTCGAGGTCCTGCACGAGGGACTGGGCCAGGGCAGCGGCACCGTCGCGGAGCGGCTGCGCGACCAGGTCGTCGAGGCGAATCGGCGCATCCACGAGCGGGCGCAGGGCGACGCGAGCAACGCCGGCATGGGCACGACCCTGACGGCCGCGTACGTCGACACGACCTCGCTCGTGGTCGTGCACGTCGGCGACTCGCGCCTGTACCGCCTGCGCGGCGGCGAGCTGGAGCGGATCACGCGCGACCACTCGCTCGTCGAGGAGCTCGTCCGCCAGGGCCGCCTGACGCCGGAGGAGGCCGCGGAGCACCCGCAGCGCTCCATCATCACCCGCGCGCTCGGCCCCGAGGCCGAGGTGGCGGTGGACTCCGAGGTGCTGCGCGCCGAGGACGGCGACCTGTACCTGGTCTGCAGCGACGGCCTGACCGGGATGCTGTCGGACGACCGGATCGCCGACATCGTCAATGGTGCCGGGTCGCTGCAGGAGGCCGTCGACACGCTGGTCGACGCCGCGAACGAGGCCGGCGGCCGCGACAACATCACCGTCCTGCTCTTCCGCGTGGCGGGCGACGCCACGCTGCCGCGCGGCGCGGGCGCCCGCGACAGCGCCGACGAGCCGACCGAGCCGCACGTCGTGCTGCCCGAGGACGAGCCGACGGACGCGCCGGCGGGCCAGGCGACCGCGGTGATGCCGGCCGTCGCGCCCCGCGGCGCTGGCGCCCGCGACGCGGACGACGACGCGCCGGTCGGCGGCCCGCGCCAGCCGCGCCCCGCGGCCGAGGCGACCGCGCCCGCGAAGAAGAAGCGCCGCGGCCTGCACGCCGGCCCGTTCATCGTGCTCTTCCTCGTCGCGTGCGTCCTGATCGGCGCGTACTTCGCGTCGCAGACCGTCTACTTCGTCGGCGCCGACCGCGGGCTGGTCACCGTCTTCCGCGGCCTGCCGTACGAGCTGCCGGGCGGCATCGACCTGTACCGGGCGAACTACTACTCGTCCGTGCCGGTCCAGGAGGTCGACCCCGCCCTGCGCGAGCGCCTGCTCGACCACCGGATCCGGTCGCTCGGCGACGCCAACGACCTCGTCTCGAAGCTCGAGCGCGGCGAGGTCGTCACGCCGTGA
- a CDS encoding FHA domain-containing protein, translating into MIAPPVADLVEPVSVALKFAIVGVLYLFLAWVARSSIVDLGRGAVGAVAPGVMAGDGLSGGGQGEPRLRVERAIGHQPGDEYDIGSGAVIGRGANADIHIDDPYASGRHARLVRQAGVVIVEDLDSTNGTFLNEEPLVGAQPLQLGDRIRIGDTEFTYLDD; encoded by the coding sequence GTGATCGCGCCACCCGTCGCGGACCTCGTCGAGCCGGTCTCCGTCGCGCTGAAGTTCGCGATCGTCGGGGTCCTGTACCTGTTCCTGGCCTGGGTCGCCCGGTCGAGCATCGTCGACCTGGGCCGCGGCGCCGTCGGCGCCGTGGCGCCCGGCGTCATGGCGGGCGACGGGCTGTCCGGCGGCGGCCAGGGCGAGCCGCGGCTGCGCGTGGAGCGCGCCATCGGCCACCAGCCCGGCGACGAGTACGACATCGGGTCGGGCGCCGTCATCGGCCGCGGCGCGAACGCCGACATCCACATCGACGACCCGTACGCCTCGGGCCGCCACGCGCGCCTGGTGCGACAGGCCGGGGTCGTGATCGTGGAGGATCTGGACTCGACGAACGGCACGTTCCTCAACGAGGAGCCGCTCGTCGGGGCCCAGCCGCTGCAGCTGGGCGACCGGATCCGCATCGGCGACACCGAGTTCACCTACCTGGACGACTAG
- a CDS encoding D-alanine--D-alanine ligase family protein, which produces MSRVAVLGGGRSSEHEVSVRSAASVAAGLREAGHEVVEVHLTREGAWTVDGEAVSIVPGGGLLGCDVAFPVLHGPFGEDGTVQGLLDLLDVPYVGSPVLGSAVCMDKLVFKDLMAAAGIPQVDYEAVHAREWEAAAEGVLERVARLGLPVWVKPSRLGSSVGIAPARTADEVAPAIEEALRHDARVIVEASASGVEAETAVLGSVDAPQVSEIGQIVLTSDDPDAWYDYEAKYTPGGMELQVPARISAVARERLRELAARAFTLSCCEGLARADFFVDGDEVLLNELNTLPGFTETSVYGKLWEASGTAYPQLVSRLVELAVERYARERRQAF; this is translated from the coding sequence GTGAGCCGCGTCGCGGTCCTCGGCGGCGGCCGGTCGTCCGAGCACGAGGTCTCCGTCCGCTCCGCCGCCTCGGTGGCCGCGGGCCTGCGCGAGGCCGGCCACGAGGTCGTCGAGGTGCACCTGACCCGCGAGGGCGCGTGGACCGTCGACGGCGAGGCCGTCTCGATCGTCCCCGGCGGCGGCCTGCTCGGCTGCGACGTCGCCTTCCCCGTCCTGCACGGCCCGTTCGGCGAGGACGGGACGGTGCAGGGCCTGCTCGACCTGCTCGACGTGCCGTACGTCGGGTCGCCCGTGCTCGGCTCGGCCGTCTGCATGGACAAGCTCGTCTTCAAGGACCTGATGGCCGCTGCGGGCATCCCCCAGGTGGACTACGAGGCGGTGCACGCCCGCGAGTGGGAGGCCGCGGCCGAGGGCGTGCTGGAGCGCGTCGCGCGCCTGGGCCTGCCCGTGTGGGTCAAGCCGTCGCGGCTGGGCTCGTCCGTCGGCATCGCGCCCGCCCGCACGGCGGACGAGGTGGCCCCCGCGATCGAGGAGGCGCTGCGCCACGACGCGCGCGTCATCGTCGAGGCGTCCGCGAGCGGCGTCGAGGCCGAGACCGCGGTGCTCGGGTCCGTCGACGCGCCGCAGGTGTCCGAGATCGGGCAGATCGTCCTGACGAGCGACGACCCCGACGCCTGGTACGACTACGAGGCGAAGTACACGCCCGGCGGCATGGAGCTGCAGGTGCCGGCGCGGATCAGCGCCGTCGCTCGCGAGCGGCTGCGCGAGCTGGCCGCCCGCGCGTTCACCCTCTCGTGCTGCGAGGGGCTGGCGCGCGCCGACTTCTTCGTCGACGGCGACGAGGTGCTGCTCAACGAGCTCAACACCCTGCCCGGGTTCACCGAGACGTCCGTGTACGGGAAGCTGTGGGAGGCCAGCGGCACCGCCTACCCGCAGCTCGTCTCGCGCCTGGTGGAGCTGGCCGTCGAGCGCTACGCGCGCGAGCGCCGGCAGGCGTTCTAG
- the pknB gene encoding Stk1 family PASTA domain-containing Ser/Thr kinase, with protein sequence MNRTGQTIDARYLVERRLGTGGMAEVYACEDLQLGRHVALKVLHENLAEDPDVVARFRRESQAAAGLQHPHIVQVYDRGDWDGIPYMAMELVDGVTLKDVIRDQAPLDPVKTIDQISQVLDALRYAHRRGLVHRDIKPQNVLVGPDGDLKVADFGIARAVDDLQMTQTGMIVGTAHYLSPEQASGQPVTPSADLYAVGVVLFEMLTGRMPFDGDQPVTIALKHVNEDPPALSVVNPDVPADLEYVVMRALSKQPEDRFEDAEEFISVLQSVRHRILTGAPVPVQPGLTASGSFNGPQQPTGGWLMPAAGMAVPAGVSPEELQEEADARRRRRWTFAVVGGLALLVVAALVAYLLFGRMETVPNVVRDSSAKAIQKLEAEGFDVLKDYDTSREIDVDHVIRQSPSARRRVRHGTQVRIVISTGPRELTVPNVAGLSLDDARTKLRGAGFTSFVDTREASDEVPAGQVIGTDPSAESASTPGETITIRVSSGPAADGKVSVPDLSGMSRRQAESALDAAGLQANVVEQDSDQKAGKVLAQNPGRRQRVDPGSTVTVTVARQREQTTTTTPDQDDEQTDEVIVPNLQGQSRSAAVSALRKRGLDPRVRTVETNDESEDGKVVEQVPNGGRVTRGSAVSVAIGKYVAPTPTTPDEDQGAASGSSDGGSTQGASGGTKGRAAKSVSTRSGAAAGVAGSGTPGDDGASS encoded by the coding sequence ATGAACCGCACCGGACAGACCATCGACGCCCGCTACCTCGTCGAGCGCCGTCTCGGCACCGGCGGCATGGCCGAGGTCTACGCCTGCGAGGACCTGCAGCTCGGGCGCCACGTGGCGCTGAAGGTGCTGCACGAGAACCTGGCCGAGGATCCCGACGTCGTCGCGCGGTTCCGGCGCGAGAGCCAGGCGGCCGCCGGCCTGCAGCACCCTCACATCGTCCAGGTCTACGACCGCGGCGACTGGGACGGCATCCCGTACATGGCGATGGAGCTCGTCGACGGGGTGACGCTGAAGGACGTCATCCGCGACCAGGCGCCGCTGGACCCGGTCAAGACGATCGACCAGATCAGCCAGGTCCTCGACGCGCTGCGCTACGCGCACCGCCGCGGCCTGGTCCACCGCGACATCAAGCCGCAGAACGTCCTCGTCGGCCCCGACGGCGACCTGAAGGTGGCCGACTTCGGCATCGCCCGCGCCGTCGACGACCTGCAGATGACGCAGACGGGGATGATCGTCGGCACGGCGCACTACCTGTCGCCGGAGCAGGCGTCCGGCCAGCCCGTCACGCCCTCCGCCGACCTGTACGCGGTCGGCGTCGTCCTCTTCGAGATGCTGACGGGGCGGATGCCGTTCGACGGCGACCAGCCCGTCACGATCGCGCTCAAGCACGTCAACGAGGACCCGCCCGCGCTGTCCGTCGTCAACCCCGACGTGCCGGCGGACCTGGAGTACGTCGTCATGCGGGCGCTGTCGAAGCAGCCCGAGGACCGCTTCGAGGACGCCGAGGAGTTCATCTCGGTCCTGCAGAGCGTCCGCCACCGGATCCTGACCGGCGCGCCCGTGCCGGTGCAGCCGGGGCTGACCGCCAGCGGCAGCTTCAACGGCCCGCAGCAGCCGACCGGCGGCTGGTTGATGCCGGCGGCCGGGATGGCCGTGCCCGCGGGCGTCTCGCCCGAGGAGCTGCAGGAGGAGGCCGACGCCCGCCGCCGGCGCCGCTGGACCTTCGCCGTCGTCGGCGGCCTGGCGCTGCTCGTCGTGGCGGCGCTCGTCGCCTACCTCCTGTTCGGCCGCATGGAGACCGTGCCGAACGTCGTGCGCGACTCGTCCGCGAAGGCGATCCAGAAGCTCGAGGCCGAGGGCTTCGACGTGCTGAAGGACTACGACACGAGCCGCGAGATCGACGTCGACCACGTCATCCGGCAGTCGCCGTCCGCCCGCCGGCGCGTGCGGCACGGCACCCAGGTGCGCATCGTCATCTCGACCGGCCCGCGCGAGCTGACCGTGCCGAACGTCGCCGGCCTGAGCCTGGACGACGCGCGCACGAAGCTGCGCGGCGCCGGCTTCACGTCCTTCGTCGACACCCGCGAGGCGAGCGACGAGGTCCCCGCCGGCCAGGTCATCGGCACCGATCCGTCCGCCGAGAGCGCCTCCACGCCCGGCGAGACGATCACGATCCGCGTGTCGAGCGGGCCGGCCGCCGACGGCAAGGTGTCCGTCCCCGACCTGTCGGGCATGAGCCGCCGCCAGGCGGAGTCGGCGCTCGATGCCGCGGGCCTGCAGGCGAACGTCGTCGAGCAGGACAGCGACCAGAAGGCCGGCAAGGTCCTCGCGCAGAATCCCGGCCGGCGCCAGCGCGTCGACCCCGGCAGCACCGTCACGGTGACCGTCGCCCGCCAGCGCGAGCAGACGACCACGACGACGCCGGACCAGGACGACGAGCAGACCGACGAGGTGATCGTCCCCAACCTGCAGGGCCAGTCCCGCTCCGCGGCCGTCTCGGCGCTGCGCAAGCGCGGCCTGGACCCGCGGGTGCGGACGGTCGAGACGAACGACGAGAGCGAGGACGGCAAGGTGGTCGAACAGGTGCCCAACGGGGGACGCGTGACGCGGGGATCCGCCGTGAGCGTGGCGATCGGCAAGTACGTCGCGCCCACGCCCACGACGCCGGACGAGGACCAGGGCGCCGCGTCCGGCTCGTCCGACGGCGGGTCGACGCAGGGCGCCTCCGGGGGCACGAAGGGCCGGGCGGCGAAGAGCGTCTCCACGCGCAGCGGCGCCGCCGCCGGCGTGGCCGGCAGCGGCACGCCCGGCGACGACGGGGCCTCCTCGTGA
- a CDS encoding DUF3662 and FHA domain-containing protein: MTETEHHVLRDIESKLAGLVEGTFGRIFRSEVTPAELARGLSREMETSRRHVGDRTWVAHHYEIFLSPGDHRRIVEADPRALAEELAAELLIVAREQRFALAHPPQVVFRRGDELPRGRYGVRATHDDAPEAAAPPERPARRRSPTGAAAPVARPRPAAPDEPAAPRRRAGAAPAGLALILEGRREPLPATGGTIGRSRDCDVVIASAEVSRQHCELRPRGDGWVVFDLGSTNGVRVNGAPVGGPGDPAPVRPGDRIELGTVVLRVEEAL, from the coding sequence GTGACCGAGACCGAGCATCACGTGCTGCGCGACATCGAGAGCAAGCTTGCCGGACTGGTCGAAGGCACCTTCGGCCGCATCTTCCGCAGCGAGGTCACCCCCGCTGAGCTGGCCCGTGGCCTGAGCCGGGAGATGGAGACGTCGCGCCGCCACGTCGGCGACCGCACGTGGGTCGCGCACCACTACGAGATCTTCCTCTCGCCCGGCGACCACCGCCGGATCGTCGAGGCGGACCCCCGCGCCCTCGCGGAGGAGCTGGCCGCCGAGCTGCTCATCGTCGCGCGCGAGCAGCGGTTCGCCCTGGCGCACCCGCCGCAGGTCGTCTTCCGTCGCGGCGACGAGCTGCCGCGCGGGCGCTACGGCGTGCGCGCCACGCACGACGACGCGCCCGAGGCCGCCGCGCCGCCCGAGCGCCCCGCGCGCCGCCGCAGCCCCACGGGCGCGGCCGCCCCGGTCGCGCGGCCGCGGCCCGCCGCGCCCGACGAGCCGGCCGCCCCGCGGCGCCGTGCCGGCGCCGCCCCCGCGGGCCTGGCGCTGATCCTGGAGGGCCGCCGCGAGCCGCTGCCCGCCACGGGCGGCACGATCGGCCGCAGCCGCGACTGCGACGTCGTCATCGCCAGCGCCGAGGTGTCGCGCCAGCACTGCGAGCTGCGCCCGCGCGGCGACGGCTGGGTCGTCTTCGACCTGGGGTCGACGAACGGCGTGCGCGTCAACGGCGCGCCCGTCGGCGGGCCGGGCGACCCCGCGCCCGTGCGCCCCGGCGACCGGATCGAGCTGGGCACCGTCGTGCTGCGCGTGGAGGAGGCGCTGTGA
- a CDS encoding FtsW/RodA/SpoVE family cell cycle protein, giving the protein MTARNREALALLPSALLITAGFTAIFLKRDEFVSNTSLIYGGVFLGLCLVGHLVIRFTAKNADPYLFPLVALLACFGLVELYRIDQSFAQAQARWFVVGLGLFSVTLIALRDYHVLERYRYTIAFGAILLLILPRMPGIGQATNGAYLSIRLGPLTFQAAEFAKIGIVIFLASYLRDTRQVLIHGGRKFLGMSLPPLRHFGPLLAIWGVAMLLLIFIRDLGSSLMFFGAFLALLYVATGKKRYPLGGLGAFALGAYFVGSRVGHVQDRVAAWRTPFDPTLFGNADPCRVSEGCGSSFQLAQSLFAQGDGGLFGRGFGQAELGTIINDGVVSTPLLPASQTDMIYALITNETGLMGAVAILLAYLLIVHRGFRIAVLARDPFSKLLATGLTSVFALQVFVIVGGVTKVIPLTGVTLPFISYGGSSIMANFVLLALLVRVSEDARRPA; this is encoded by the coding sequence GTGACCGCGCGCAACCGGGAGGCGCTCGCGCTCCTGCCGTCGGCGCTGCTGATCACCGCGGGCTTCACGGCGATCTTCCTCAAGCGCGACGAGTTCGTCTCGAACACCTCGCTGATCTACGGCGGGGTCTTCCTCGGGCTCTGCCTCGTCGGGCACCTCGTCATCCGCTTCACGGCGAAGAACGCCGACCCGTACCTGTTCCCGCTCGTCGCGCTGCTGGCGTGCTTCGGCTTGGTCGAGCTGTACCGGATCGACCAGTCGTTCGCCCAGGCGCAGGCGCGCTGGTTCGTCGTCGGCCTGGGGCTGTTCTCGGTCACCCTGATCGCGCTGCGCGACTACCACGTGCTCGAGCGCTACCGGTACACGATCGCCTTCGGCGCGATCCTGCTGCTGATCCTGCCGCGCATGCCGGGGATCGGGCAGGCCACGAACGGCGCGTACCTGTCGATCCGGTTGGGCCCGTTGACGTTCCAGGCGGCGGAGTTCGCGAAGATCGGGATCGTCATCTTCCTGGCGAGCTACCTGCGCGACACGCGGCAGGTGCTCATCCACGGCGGGCGCAAGTTCCTGGGCATGTCGCTGCCGCCACTGCGCCACTTCGGGCCGCTGCTGGCGATCTGGGGCGTCGCGATGCTCCTGCTGATCTTCATCCGCGACCTGGGCTCGTCGCTCATGTTCTTCGGGGCGTTCCTGGCCCTGCTGTACGTCGCGACGGGGAAGAAGCGGTACCCGCTGGGCGGCCTGGGCGCGTTCGCCCTGGGCGCGTACTTCGTGGGCAGCCGCGTCGGGCACGTGCAGGACCGCGTGGCCGCGTGGCGCACGCCGTTCGATCCCACGCTGTTCGGCAACGCCGACCCGTGCCGCGTGTCGGAGGGCTGCGGGTCGAGCTTCCAGCTGGCGCAGTCGCTCTTCGCCCAGGGCGACGGCGGGCTGTTCGGCCGCGGCTTCGGCCAGGCCGAGCTCGGCACGATCATCAACGACGGCGTCGTGTCCACGCCGCTGCTGCCGGCGTCGCAGACCGACATGATCTACGCGCTGATCACGAACGAGACGGGCCTGATGGGCGCCGTCGCGATCCTGCTCGCGTACCTGCTGATCGTGCACCGCGGCTTCCGCATCGCCGTCCTCGCGCGCGACCCGTTCTCGAAGCTGCTCGCGACGGGCCTGACGTCGGTCTTCGCGCTGCAGGTCTTCGTCATCGTCGGCGGCGTGACGAAGGTCATCCCGCTGACGGGCGTGACGCTGCCCTTCATCAGCTACGGCGGGTCGTCGATCATGGCCAACTTCGTGCTGCTCGCCCTGCTCGTGCGGGTGTCCGAGGACGCGAGGCGGCCGGCGTGA